Proteins from a single region of Chengkuizengella sediminis:
- a CDS encoding ATP-grasp domain-containing protein, whose amino-acid sequence MKLVTFNPLRTIGIPNISYIKPLNMYKDIEKIKEADMLLFPEYWQVNSLVYGLKKKIFPSINSYHLGHNKIEMTRVLKTVCPGQIPYTEILSNTDENRRYIMETFPLPFVAKEIKNSMGQGVFLIQNEKEFQNYAEKVDVLYIQEYIPNDRDLRICVIGNEVVTAYWRVEETGGFHHNVAQGGKVSYDNISDETLRLVLDVSQKLGINHAGFDVIFDNEKPYILEFNILFGNQGVPKHKVSLEQKIVEYITRSAEIL is encoded by the coding sequence ATGAAACTTGTTACTTTTAACCCACTAAGAACGATTGGAATTCCGAATATTTCCTATATAAAACCACTAAATATGTATAAGGACATCGAAAAGATTAAAGAAGCGGATATGCTCCTATTTCCTGAATACTGGCAGGTAAATTCTCTAGTTTATGGATTGAAAAAAAAGATTTTCCCTAGCATTAATTCTTACCATTTAGGCCATAACAAAATTGAGATGACTCGTGTTCTGAAGACTGTTTGCCCTGGACAGATTCCATACACAGAGATATTAAGTAATACAGATGAAAATAGACGTTATATAATGGAAACCTTTCCGCTTCCATTTGTTGCTAAAGAAATCAAAAACTCAATGGGACAAGGTGTGTTTTTAATACAGAATGAAAAAGAGTTTCAGAACTATGCTGAGAAAGTTGATGTTTTATACATTCAAGAGTACATACCAAATGATCGAGATTTACGAATTTGTGTAATTGGGAATGAAGTTGTAACTGCTTATTGGAGAGTAGAGGAAACTGGCGGCTTTCATCATAATGTAGCACAAGGTGGAAAGGTATCGTATGACAATATTTCAGATGAAACACTTCGGTTAGTATTAGACGTTTCTCAGAAACTAGGGATTAATCATGCTGGATTTGATGTGATTTTCGACAATGAAAAACCATATATTTTAGAGTTTAATATTTTATTTGGAAACCAAGGCGTTCCAAAACATAAAGTATCTCTTGAACAAAAAATAGTTGAATATATTACGAGGAGTGCCGAAATACTTTGA
- a CDS encoding alpha/beta fold hydrolase — protein sequence MLEFNFPVGYHHFHKTKIMDFQMNRWVSMGYSRVEDMMDAARNIQKVDDWKDEMIRQAKKARVENRIMNATFYYRAAEFFTLPTDPDKMKIYDQFIALFYNVLVAGENIERILVPYGKHFLPAMKVPAKGNVKKGTLVIHGGFDSFMEEFYSMAVYFSKLNYEVILFEGPGQGYALKKQGLPLSYEWEKPTSAILDYFELDDVTLLGISMGGWLCFRAAAYEPRIKRVIASSIAYDYMKIPPPFIEKFALWLFKHPNLMAWMSDLKMKMMPQEKWGIEHLMYITHTKTPLESGFAILEFNEEHLKSEMVKQDILILTGEKDHFIPVKMHHLQIQALKNAKSITDRIFTEKEQGQNHCQVGNMGLSLSKMAEWMDERV from the coding sequence ATGTTAGAATTCAATTTTCCTGTTGGTTATCATCATTTCCACAAGACAAAAATCATGGATTTTCAGATGAATCGATGGGTTTCAATGGGATACTCTCGAGTAGAAGATATGATGGATGCAGCCAGAAACATTCAGAAAGTCGATGATTGGAAGGATGAAATGATACGTCAAGCTAAGAAAGCGAGAGTTGAAAATCGAATCATGAACGCTACATTTTATTATCGTGCTGCAGAGTTTTTTACGCTTCCAACCGATCCTGATAAAATGAAAATTTATGATCAATTTATAGCATTATTTTATAATGTGCTCGTTGCAGGTGAGAATATAGAACGTATTTTAGTTCCATACGGTAAACACTTCTTACCCGCAATGAAAGTGCCAGCAAAAGGCAACGTAAAAAAAGGAACACTTGTTATCCACGGTGGGTTTGATTCTTTCATGGAAGAGTTTTATTCGATGGCAGTATATTTCTCTAAACTAAACTATGAAGTCATTCTTTTCGAAGGACCTGGGCAAGGTTATGCTTTGAAAAAACAAGGATTACCACTAAGTTATGAGTGGGAGAAACCTACTTCAGCGATATTGGATTATTTTGAATTGGACGATGTCACTTTATTAGGCATATCGATGGGAGGATGGTTGTGTTTTCGTGCTGCAGCATATGAACCTAGAATCAAACGAGTCATAGCTTCTAGCATTGCATACGACTATATGAAAATACCGCCTCCATTCATTGAGAAGTTTGCATTATGGTTATTCAAACATCCAAACTTGATGGCATGGATGTCCGACTTAAAAATGAAAATGATGCCACAGGAAAAATGGGGCATAGAGCATTTAATGTATATTACACATACAAAAACTCCGCTAGAAAGCGGGTTTGCTATACTCGAATTCAATGAAGAACATTTAAAATCTGAAATGGTAAAACAAGATATACTGATATTAACTGGTGAAAAAGACCATTTCATCCCAGTTAAAATGCACCATTTACAAATTCAAGCTTTAAAAAATGCAAAATCCATTACAGACCGTATCTTTACAGAAAAGGAACAAGGCCAAAATCATTGCCAAGTCGGTAATATGGGGCTTTCCCTTAGTAAAATGGCAGAATGGATGGATGAGAGGGTCTAA
- a CDS encoding NAD-dependent protein deacylase, which produces MDNQKDTIERVRTIIKRSSNIVFFGGAGVSTESNIPDFRSKQGLFQQDRSVEEIVSSSFFKKYPEEFYSFYREHLIHENALPNPAHQSLARLEQQGKIKAVITQNIDGLHQSSGSHIVLELHGSVHRNFCMDCEMFYALDKIVNHEETIPRCEQCEGIIKPDVVLYEERLDEDILDSAVDFISKAEVLIVGGTSLSVYPAAGLIEYYRGDHFILINKAPTPYDSRANYVIYDHIGKVMSQFV; this is translated from the coding sequence ATGGATAATCAAAAGGATACAATAGAGCGAGTTCGAACCATCATTAAACGAAGTTCTAATATCGTTTTTTTTGGAGGGGCTGGTGTATCTACAGAAAGCAACATCCCTGACTTTAGATCCAAACAAGGTTTGTTTCAGCAAGATCGTTCAGTTGAAGAGATTGTAAGTTCTAGTTTTTTCAAAAAGTATCCAGAAGAATTTTATTCATTTTATAGAGAGCATTTGATACATGAAAATGCGCTGCCTAATCCAGCCCACCAGTCATTAGCACGTTTAGAACAACAAGGAAAAATAAAAGCAGTAATCACCCAGAACATTGATGGGCTTCATCAATCTTCTGGGAGCCATATCGTTCTTGAATTACACGGTTCCGTACATCGAAACTTTTGTATGGATTGTGAAATGTTCTATGCACTAGACAAAATAGTAAATCATGAAGAAACCATTCCTAGATGTGAACAATGTGAAGGAATTATTAAACCTGATGTTGTTTTATATGAGGAAAGATTAGACGAAGATATTCTTGATAGTGCTGTAGACTTTATTTCAAAAGCCGAGGTACTCATCGTTGGAGGAACTTCCCTTAGTGTATACCCGGCTGCTGGATTGATTGAATATTATAGAGGGGACCACTTTATTCTAATTAATAAAGCACCAACTCCCTATGATTCTAGAGCAAATTATGTTATTTATGATCATATCGGAAAAGTTATGAGTCAGTTCGTTTAG
- a CDS encoding S-Ena type endospore appendage: MSCNSYKSDVCCPISCAGIDLFPSQLILIKRCTPIRNMCDGDAEATLFTTTITATSQLPTGMITITNTSTECTMTVTVTDAGVDTDYDVGPRDAISVLVASLSSVTLTCNGMVMEAFCIGTFEADLQYSISK, translated from the coding sequence ATGAGTTGCAATAGTTATAAAAGTGACGTTTGTTGTCCAATCTCGTGTGCTGGTATTGATTTATTCCCTTCACAGTTAATTTTAATTAAAAGATGTACACCGATTCGAAATATGTGTGATGGAGATGCAGAGGCTACCTTATTTACAACAACAATAACAGCAACTTCACAGCTACCTACCGGGATGATAACGATCACAAACACTAGTACAGAGTGTACAATGACAGTTACAGTTACAGATGCTGGAGTAGATACAGATTATGATGTTGGTCCTCGAGATGCAATAAGTGTGCTGGTAGCCAGTTTATCTTCAGTAACGTTAACATGTAATGGAATGGTAATGGAAGCATTCTGTATAGGTACATTCGAAGCTGACTTACAATATTCTATCAGCAAATAA
- a CDS encoding S-Ena type endospore appendage gives MSKIKKNNCCVNVNVHCSTKSTRKKRKSKKKCKKKSSKRTLQISRCIPINKACDDTMPTPIFVGEKTSGISLPSGAITIVNTSETCTIQVAIEILSSMTPLITEIDPRSSFTTTLADIIRVDILCIGPMTENCTGTVQLDLVFTVSTKLDHHKVKHNLKRHSFYDTEIKSIKTNNRDRIEMLEPNTIGNMHLEGRRNIQIQEKSFSKEMSKIVDKLDHQLKNLDHTIKRRDELFLTALKEMSDNQKVLNSTLLKTVKQENVEEMVRENPKRIGGPTKEIQKELEENSNIYPKKIEANKESIESIKSEEKLKTEVSEASSIEKTTRNKKRKWWQKLFRISSVEKANG, from the coding sequence TTGAGTAAAATTAAGAAGAATAATTGTTGTGTAAACGTCAATGTTCATTGCTCTACAAAATCTACTCGTAAAAAAAGAAAGTCTAAAAAAAAGTGCAAGAAAAAATCAAGTAAAAGAACGCTTCAGATCAGTCGCTGTATTCCTATCAACAAAGCCTGTGATGATACAATGCCTACACCCATTTTTGTAGGTGAAAAAACAAGTGGAATTTCATTGCCCTCTGGTGCCATTACTATTGTGAATACTAGTGAGACATGTACGATACAAGTAGCGATTGAAATCTTATCTTCCATGACACCTCTGATTACAGAAATTGATCCAAGATCATCTTTTACAACTACACTAGCGGATATCATACGAGTGGATATCTTATGTATAGGTCCTATGACAGAGAACTGTACAGGTACTGTTCAACTTGACCTTGTTTTTACAGTATCTACAAAACTTGATCACCATAAAGTAAAACACAATTTAAAAAGACATTCATTTTACGATACTGAGATTAAGTCTATAAAAACAAATAACAGAGATAGAATAGAAATGTTAGAACCTAATACGATTGGAAATATGCACCTAGAAGGACGGCGAAATATCCAAATTCAAGAAAAAAGTTTTTCTAAGGAAATGAGTAAAATTGTTGATAAACTTGATCACCAGTTAAAAAATTTAGACCATACAATAAAAAGAAGAGATGAACTTTTTTTGACAGCCTTAAAGGAAATGAGTGACAATCAAAAGGTTCTAAATTCAACTTTATTAAAAACAGTAAAACAAGAGAATGTAGAAGAAATGGTTAGAGAAAATCCAAAGAGAATAGGTGGACCCACAAAAGAAATACAAAAGGAACTAGAAGAAAACTCTAATATATATCCAAAGAAAATAGAAGCAAATAAAGAAAGTATAGAAAGTATAAAATCTGAAGAAAAATTGAAGACAGAAGTTTCCGAAGCATCCTCGATAGAAAAAACAACAAGAAATAAAAAGAGAAAATGGTGGCAAAAATTATTTAGAATATCATCAGTTGAGAAAGCAAATGGATAG
- a CDS encoding TetR/AcrR family transcriptional regulator yields the protein MSTGFNKDFEHNEALMKASLNEFITRGYEKASINHILKMANMSKGSFYYHFKNKEDLYFHLIQTLIEKKQAFLSKAMTVEDYSTDIFSIFKTQIRLGMQFAVDYPDINRFANSFVKEKGNDIYERALKKYNFENNDQINQMIEASYHKGEFRENLPIEFIKRIIGFLFTHLGEITDISKPEHIEQEMNYFIDFLKMGLTKERRE from the coding sequence TTGAGCACAGGTTTTAACAAGGATTTTGAACATAACGAAGCTTTAATGAAAGCATCACTAAATGAGTTCATAACAAGAGGATATGAAAAAGCCTCTATAAATCACATTTTAAAGATGGCAAACATGAGTAAAGGATCATTTTATTATCATTTTAAAAATAAAGAAGATTTGTACTTTCATTTGATTCAGACATTAATTGAGAAAAAACAAGCATTTCTCTCTAAAGCAATGACTGTGGAAGACTACTCTACAGACATCTTTTCTATTTTTAAGACACAGATTCGTCTTGGTATGCAATTTGCGGTAGATTACCCAGATATCAATCGATTTGCAAATAGTTTCGTAAAAGAGAAAGGAAATGACATCTATGAACGAGCATTAAAAAAGTATAATTTTGAAAATAATGATCAAATCAACCAAATGATAGAAGCTTCATATCATAAAGGAGAGTTTAGAGAAAATTTACCGATTGAATTTATTAAACGAATCATTGGTTTTTTGTTCACCCACCTCGGGGAAATAACAGATATAAGCAAACCTGAACATATTGAACAAGAAATGAATTATTTCATAGACTTTTTAAAAATGGGGTTAACGAAGGAAAGGAGAGAATAA
- a CDS encoding tetratricopeptide repeat protein, whose translation MDLNLEKAVKLREEGKYGESNLLLMQLVEKHPDDATIHYQVAWSFDVMEKEREAVPFYEKAISLGLSKEELKDAYLGLGSTYRTLGEYEKSKHIFHKAIEEFPNHRALQVFYSMTLFNLKEHDKAMEILLKNIVETTNDQSIIDYKRAIHFYTDKLDKVWD comes from the coding sequence ATGGACTTAAACCTAGAAAAAGCGGTTAAATTACGTGAAGAGGGTAAATATGGGGAATCAAATTTATTATTAATGCAGTTGGTTGAGAAGCATCCTGATGATGCTACGATTCATTACCAAGTTGCATGGAGTTTTGATGTAATGGAAAAAGAAAGAGAGGCGGTACCTTTCTATGAAAAGGCAATATCTTTAGGATTATCTAAAGAGGAATTAAAGGATGCTTATCTTGGGTTAGGAAGTACATACAGAACACTAGGTGAATATGAAAAGTCCAAACATATTTTTCATAAAGCAATAGAAGAATTTCCAAATCATAGAGCACTTCAGGTGTTTTATAGTATGACTTTATTTAATCTAAAAGAGCATGACAAAGCAATGGAAATTCTCCTAAAAAATATTGTGGAAACAACAAATGATCAATCTATCATTGATTATAAAAGGGCGATTCATTTTTATACTGACAAACTAGATAAAGTGTGGGACTGA
- a CDS encoding D-cysteine desulfhydrase: MNLAKFPRRRYTHFDTPIEPLNNLSKHLGGPTIYMKRDDLLGLTSGGNKTRKLEFLVADALFNGADTLITCGAIQSNHCRLTLAAAVKEGMGCHLVLEEHVPNTYDPDASGNNFLYKLLGVDHITIVPKGTDLLYVMEEVKENLEELGKTPYIIPGGGSNEIGTTGYVACAEEIQIQSFQKGIQIDHVITASGSGGTHAGLIAGFFGTNSQIPIIGINVSRNKDEQETLIYDLAKLVAKHVGIREELPRDTVVCFDNYVGPGYSLPTDEMVEAIQLVARTEGILLDPVYSGKTMAGMIDLIRKGYFNSDDQILFVHTGGSPALYAYTNTVLNDFVVHSS, translated from the coding sequence ATGAATTTAGCTAAATTTCCAAGAAGAAGATATACGCATTTTGATACACCGATTGAACCATTAAATAATTTATCAAAACATTTAGGTGGTCCTACTATATATATGAAGAGAGATGACCTACTGGGTCTTACTTCTGGTGGGAATAAAACGAGAAAGCTTGAATTTTTAGTTGCAGATGCATTATTTAATGGAGCTGATACTTTAATTACATGCGGAGCGATTCAATCCAATCACTGTAGACTAACACTAGCTGCAGCCGTGAAGGAAGGAATGGGTTGTCATCTTGTGTTAGAAGAACATGTTCCAAATACATATGATCCAGATGCTAGTGGTAACAATTTTTTATATAAACTGTTAGGAGTCGATCATATTACTATTGTACCTAAAGGAACTGATCTGCTATATGTAATGGAGGAAGTAAAAGAAAATCTTGAGGAACTGGGGAAAACGCCTTACATTATCCCTGGAGGCGGCTCTAATGAAATCGGGACCACAGGGTATGTGGCTTGTGCAGAGGAAATTCAAATTCAATCTTTTCAAAAAGGCATTCAAATTGACCATGTGATTACAGCTAGTGGCAGTGGAGGCACACATGCTGGGCTTATTGCAGGATTTTTTGGTACAAATAGTCAGATTCCAATTATAGGAATTAATGTAAGTCGAAATAAAGATGAACAAGAAACATTGATCTACGACCTTGCTAAACTAGTTGCAAAACATGTTGGCATTCGAGAAGAACTTCCTAGAGATACGGTTGTTTGTTTTGATAATTATGTAGGACCTGGTTATTCCTTACCTACAGATGAAATGGTGGAAGCAATTCAATTAGTTGCTAGAACAGAGGGCATCTTACTTGATCCAGTATATTCAGGGAAAACAATGGCAGGAATGATTGATTTAATACGAAAAGGTTATTTTAATTCAGATGATCAAATTCTTTTTGTTCATACTGGCGGTTCCCCAGCGCTTTATGCATATACCAATACTGTTTTAAATGACTTTGTTGTGCATAGTAGTTAG
- a CDS encoding DUF11 domain-containing protein, producing the protein MFINRFTTNTCGAMTFTGNTLGLSQQTNQNAAGTAGSIGAFITLDTSQPIVDAFPLDPFPLGGIATTTLSININSSAANLVIPAGSTVLYAELIWGGNYLTRDQDITGLINNDVIFTVPGGGVFQVSPDPLTANAPTFISGSGNTLGFYMRSANVTNIVQNFGAGQYAVGQVPGLTDPLLASTNNTNHAGWTLAVIYENFPLFSFRNMTLFVGAQGVVNATTNPTIDVPVAGFVTPPAGAVAARALISAGEGDANITGDQCLFGPTVATLVNLSGLPPNNPAMNFFGSQIEDDSGAVDMSGTYGSRNQMPGTPGMNISAGRQGWDIANVDASGALINNQNAGVFRFTSTQDAYMPNALGLQIDQPESTLNIEKSVDKFLANKGDILTYTIEITNPGPSIATNIVLTDIEPVGTDFIENSVKINGILQPGADPNAGIELGDLEAGETITVQFRVRVTAGKCFVTNIAIVRFSCNQTAESNQALTTICHHCPGCASCSKKVH; encoded by the coding sequence ATGTTCATTAATCGATTTACAACAAATACTTGTGGTGCGATGACGTTTACGGGTAATACTTTAGGCTTAAGTCAACAAACAAACCAAAATGCGGCCGGTACAGCAGGAAGTATCGGAGCTTTTATTACATTAGATACCAGTCAGCCTATAGTAGATGCCTTTCCACTAGATCCTTTCCCACTTGGTGGAATAGCTACAACTACACTTTCTATTAACATAAATAGTTCCGCAGCAAATTTAGTGATCCCAGCGGGCAGCACAGTACTTTATGCAGAATTAATCTGGGGAGGGAACTATTTAACAAGAGATCAAGATATTACTGGTTTAATTAATAATGACGTTATTTTCACAGTTCCAGGTGGAGGCGTTTTTCAAGTATCACCTGATCCGCTAACAGCTAATGCACCTACTTTTATAAGTGGAAGTGGTAATACATTAGGCTTTTATATGCGTTCAGCAAATGTAACAAATATTGTGCAAAACTTTGGGGCAGGTCAATATGCGGTAGGGCAGGTTCCAGGACTAACAGATCCCTTATTGGCATCGACAAATAATACGAACCATGCTGGATGGACACTTGCTGTTATTTATGAAAATTTCCCACTGTTCTCTTTCCGTAATATGACTCTTTTTGTCGGAGCTCAAGGTGTTGTAAACGCTACGACAAACCCTACCATTGATGTACCTGTTGCTGGTTTTGTTACTCCTCCAGCAGGAGCAGTAGCAGCCAGGGCGCTGATTAGTGCTGGAGAAGGAGACGCTAATATTACAGGGGATCAATGTCTATTTGGTCCAACTGTAGCGACTCTAGTAAATTTATCTGGTCTTCCTCCAAATAACCCAGCAATGAATTTTTTTGGATCACAAATTGAAGATGATTCAGGTGCGGTAGATATGTCTGGTACTTATGGATCTAGAAATCAAATGCCTGGGACTCCAGGAATGAACATAAGTGCTGGACGTCAGGGATGGGATATAGCAAATGTGGATGCTTCAGGTGCATTAATTAACAACCAAAATGCTGGAGTTTTCAGATTTACCTCTACTCAAGATGCCTATATGCCGAATGCTTTGGGGCTGCAAATTGATCAACCTGAAAGCACATTAAATATAGAAAAAAGTGTAGACAAATTTCTTGCTAACAAAGGAGATATATTAACTTACACGATTGAAATTACAAATCCGGGACCTTCCATTGCGACAAACATTGTTTTAACAGATATCGAACCTGTTGGGACTGATTTTATAGAAAATAGCGTGAAGATTAATGGGATTCTACAACCTGGAGCTGATCCGAATGCTGGAATAGAATTAGGGGATCTTGAAGCCGGAGAAACAATCACAGTTCAATTTAGAGTGAGGGTCACAGCAGGTAAATGTTTTGTCACCAATATAGCAATTGTGAGATTTAGCTGCAATCAAACAGCGGAAAGTAATCAAGCACTGACTACGATTTGTCATCATTGTCCAGGTTGTGCGAGTTGTTCAAAAAAAGTGCATTAA
- a CDS encoding sterol desaturase family protein, producing MKYIKEFFSIKDIQITSITFLTLLLITLLNLTNGKLWIAMFLGIVGYAVTEYLIHRFLFHMKPPRKNFLLNLMKRIHYHHHAHPNDLNLLFLPVWYSFPIFITAGIIVFFITFDLMIAIAFTTGVLAYLLYYEWSHYVAHRPITPLTPWGKFMKRMHLWHHYKNEQFWFGVTHPTFDVLFNTYKNEKKVEKSDTVRDLEKKQLNS from the coding sequence ATGAAGTATATTAAAGAGTTTTTTAGTATCAAAGATATTCAAATTACTTCTATTACTTTTCTTACCTTACTCCTAATCACATTACTTAACCTAACAAACGGAAAATTGTGGATAGCTATGTTCCTAGGTATTGTTGGATATGCAGTCACTGAATATTTGATTCATCGTTTTTTATTTCATATGAAACCCCCTCGAAAAAACTTTCTATTAAACTTAATGAAGCGTATACATTATCACCACCATGCTCATCCTAATGATTTGAACTTATTATTCCTTCCTGTATGGTATAGCTTTCCAATCTTTATAACTGCTGGTATTATTGTATTTTTCATCACATTTGACCTAATGATAGCCATTGCATTTACAACTGGAGTCCTCGCTTATTTGTTGTATTATGAATGGTCACACTATGTTGCACATCGACCCATCACGCCGCTTACCCCTTGGGGCAAATTCATGAAACGAATGCACCTATGGCATCATTATAAAAATGAACAATTTTGGTTTGGTGTAACCCACCCTACATTTGACGTGTTATTTAATACGTACAAAAATGAAAAAAAAGTAGAAAAAAGTGACACCGTGCGTGATTTGGAAAAGAAACAGTTAAATTCATAA
- a CDS encoding aldehyde dehydrogenase family protein: MEALEVMSPISGETIGFVNTTPLHTTTLMYDQARQANSSWQNTSIKERLQYIRRLKHIIVEQLEDGIDIIHQDAGKPKVEAITADLFTVLDTIAYLEKHAAKILKTQKTKTPIALIGKKSYTSYQPRGVVLVISPWNYPFQLAMNPVINALLAGNCVILKPSEVTPLVGQWMESLFEQAGFPEHVIQVAHGGKELGAKLVSEKPDYIFFTGSDRTGKIIQQEAAKHLIPTSLELGGKDPMIVFQDAHFDRAVRGALWGSLTNYGQVCMSVERIYVEKEIYESFIQELKNELQNLKTEHSDDADLGSMTFENQLQIIQNHVTSAISKGAKIISGSHPKLHQHQGMKIEPVILTDVNHEMEVIQEETFGPVINVIPFENEEEAIQLANDTRYGLSASVWSKDLNKAKRVAAKLAAGSVVVNDVIVAIANPYLPFGGIKDSGIGRYHAQVGVQIFCHQKSILVDRGIKKSEVNWYPYEGKLPHFKNFIKSWYGKRKNVIKFLSSYIQLLRKSK; encoded by the coding sequence ATGGAAGCATTAGAGGTTATGAGCCCAATTAGTGGTGAAACGATTGGCTTTGTGAATACTACTCCACTCCATACAACGACTCTTATGTATGATCAAGCCAGACAGGCAAATAGTTCTTGGCAAAACACATCAATTAAAGAACGTTTACAGTACATACGCAGATTAAAACATATTATCGTTGAACAATTAGAAGATGGCATTGATATCATACATCAAGATGCAGGAAAGCCTAAGGTGGAAGCGATTACAGCAGATCTATTTACCGTATTAGATACGATTGCCTATTTAGAAAAACATGCAGCAAAAATTTTGAAAACACAAAAAACAAAAACTCCTATTGCACTCATAGGGAAAAAATCCTACACTTCCTACCAGCCTCGAGGAGTTGTTTTAGTGATCTCCCCTTGGAATTACCCCTTTCAGCTTGCTATGAACCCAGTCATTAATGCTCTATTAGCAGGAAATTGTGTCATACTCAAACCTTCAGAAGTTACCCCACTAGTGGGACAGTGGATGGAAAGTTTATTTGAACAAGCAGGGTTTCCCGAACATGTCATTCAAGTGGCGCATGGTGGAAAAGAATTAGGTGCAAAACTTGTATCTGAAAAACCTGATTATATCTTTTTCACAGGATCGGATAGAACAGGAAAAATCATACAACAAGAAGCTGCGAAGCACCTCATACCAACTTCTTTAGAGTTAGGTGGGAAAGACCCCATGATTGTATTCCAAGATGCTCATTTTGATCGAGCTGTTAGAGGTGCATTATGGGGATCATTAACAAATTACGGTCAAGTATGTATGTCTGTTGAACGCATTTATGTAGAAAAGGAAATTTATGAATCATTTATTCAAGAATTAAAAAATGAACTTCAGAATTTAAAAACTGAACATTCTGATGATGCTGACTTAGGATCAATGACATTTGAAAACCAACTTCAAATAATACAAAATCACGTTACATCTGCTATTTCAAAAGGGGCTAAAATCATTAGTGGAAGTCATCCTAAACTTCATCAACATCAAGGAATGAAAATTGAACCCGTAATATTAACCGATGTTAATCACGAAATGGAAGTCATACAAGAAGAAACCTTTGGACCTGTAATCAATGTCATTCCTTTTGAAAATGAAGAGGAAGCGATTCAGTTGGCAAACGATACTCGATATGGACTCAGTGCGAGTGTGTGGAGCAAAGATCTAAATAAAGCCAAAAGAGTAGCAGCGAAATTAGCTGCTGGGAGTGTTGTGGTTAATGATGTCATTGTAGCCATTGCCAATCCGTACCTTCCCTTTGGTGGTATAAAAGATAGCGGTATAGGAAGGTATCATGCTCAAGTTGGGGTGCAAATTTTTTGCCATCAAAAATCAATTCTGGTTGATAGAGGCATCAAAAAATCTGAGGTGAACTGGTATCCCTATGAAGGGAAACTCCCTCATTTTAAAAACTTTATTAAAAGCTGGTATGGAAAAAGAAAAAATGTGATTAAATTCCTCTCATCCTACATTCAACTTCTTAGAAAATCAAAATGA